The Mycobacterium seoulense genomic interval AAGAAGGCTCCCGCCAAGAAGGCCGCGGCGAAGAAGGCGCCCGCCAAGAAGGCGGCTCCGGCCAAGAAGGCGGCGACCAAGGCTCCGGCGAAGAAGGCCGTGACCAAGAAGGCTCCCGCCAAGAAGGTCGCGACCAAGGCTCCGGCGAAGAAGGCCGTGACCAAGAAGGCTCCCGCCAAGAAGGTCGCGGCGAAGAAGGCCGCTACCAAGGCCCCCGCCAAGAAGGCCGCGGCAAAGAGGCCGGCCAGCAAGGCTCCCGCCAAGAAGGCCACCGCACGTCGCGGTCGCCGTTAACGGCAGCAGTCGCGCTCTCGACGCGAATACCCTTCGGGTGGCAGCGATGCACCCGAAGGGTATTCGCGTGTTATGCCCGCACGTTGGCGGCCAGCGGGCCACCGATGTGGTCGGCCGCCACCAGTCGGCCCGCCGACAGTGACAGCACCCAGGCGCTGCCCTTGTGGTTGCGCGACTTGTCGGGACGCACCCCGTCGCGTTCGCACCACCAGGCGATGAGGTCCGGGATCACCTTCCCCTGGGTGCAAATGACCGGTGTCCCTTGCTGCTCGGCGATGGCCAGCATCCGGTGCCGGGCGCGTTTCGGGCTCTTGGCGTAGGCCTCCTCGGTGAGGGCCGGCTCATTGTGCACGGCCACGCCCAACTCCGCGGCGAGCGGTTCCACCGTCTGGTGGCAGCGCAGCCGGTCGGCCGCATACACGTCGGTGGCGCCGAAGGCCAGCAGCTGCGGAACCAGCGCCTCGGCTTGCGCACGGCCCCGCTTGTCCAGCGGCCGCTGGGTGTCGTCGCCTTTGAACCGCGATTTCCGGCCTGCGGTGCCGTGCCGGACCACCAGCACGGTATGCGTGTCAGCAGGATGTTTCATGAAGTGGCGCAACATTTTTCGGTCATGCGAATAGGTGAGCCGCTTCAGCGCGTCCGGCACCGGCAGCCACACCAATTCGTCGACCTCGTTGCCGGGGGTGAAGTCCCCGCCCGTGCTGCGCGCCGCCCAGTAGTAGACCTTCTTGACGCCCGCCTCGATCGGGTAGCTCACCATGTCGAGCCGCCTGCCCAGGAGGGCGTGGTGACCCGTCTCCTCGCACACTTCCCGCACCGCGGCGACGGGCACCGTTTCGCCCGGGTCCACTTTCCCCTTCGGCAGTGACCAGTCGTCATAGCGGGGACGGTGGATCACCGCTATCTCGAGGCCGGGGTTGGACGAATCGGTCGGCCGCCACAAGACCGCCCCGGCGGCATACACGATGCGGCTTCCCGGACGCCGAGCGGTGGACGAGCTCTTGGTCGGCAAGTCAACTCCTGCAGGTCAATTCGGTCTGGCCGCGTGCACAGTTGCGGTGCGGCCGGAAAGACAACCGTAAATCACCACGCAGGGGGCTACGGATTGCGGTGTCGCTCCATCAACGACACTTGGTGATCGCGCACGGAGTGGCCGTCCTGCGGCGAGGCGATCCACTGCCCGTCGGATCCCAGTTCCCAGCATCGGGTGGACGGATCCAGCGCGGACTCGAACAAGTCGTCCAGGTATGAGGTCAGCCTCGGATCCTTCACCTGAACCAGCGCCTCGACGCGCCGGTCGAGGTTGCGGTGCATCATGTCCGCGCTGCCGATCCAGAATTCGTTGATGCGATTGAAATGCATGATGCGGGAATGTTCCAGGAAGCGGCCGAGGATGGAACGGACCGTGATGTTCTCCGAGAACCCTTCCGCGCCGGGACGCAACGCACAGATCCCGCGCACCACCACCTCCACCCGCACATCCGCCCGCGACGCGCGATAGAGCGCGTCGATCACCTGCTCGTCGACGAGGGCGTTCATCTTGAGGCGGATCCGGCCGCCGCCGTGTTCGCGGTGGGCGGCGATCTCGCGCTCGACGCGTTCGATGATGCCGGTGCGAATTCCGTGCGGGGCGACCAGCAGGTTGCGGTAGGAGACCTTGCGCGAGTAGCCGGTCAGCGAATTGAACAGGTCCGTCAGGTCCGCCCCGATTTCGGGGGAGGCCGTCAGCAGGCCGACGTCTTCGTAGAGCCGTGCCGTCTTCCCGTTGTAGTTGCCGGTCCCGATGTGGCAGTAGCGCCGGATCGCCGAACCCTCGCGCCGGACCACCAGGCAGGTCTTGCAGTGCGTCTTGAGTCCGACGTACCCGTAGACGACGTGCACGCCCGCCTGCTCCAGCTCGCGCGCCCAGCGGATGTTGGCCTGCTCGTCGAAGCGCGCCTTGATCTCCACGAGCGCCACCACCTGCTTGCCGGCCTCGGCGGCGTTGATGAGCGCCCGAACGATGGGCGAATCACCGGAGGTGCGGTACAGCGTCTGCTTGATCGCCAGCACGTTCGGGTCGGCGGCGGCCTGCTCGATGAATCGCTGCACGCTGGTGGAGAACGACTCGTACGGATGATGCAGCAGCACATCGCCTTCGCGCAGCGTTGCGAAGATGCTCCTGGGCGTCTCACGGTCGACGAACGCGGGACTGGTGGCCGGGACGAACGCCGGGTCTTTGAGCGCCGGCCGGTCGATGCTGTAGATCTGCCACAACGACGACAGATCGAGCAGGCCGGCCACCTCGATGACGTCGCCCGGGTTCACGTCGAGCTCGCGCAGCAGCAATTCCAACATGCTCTCGGTCATGTCGTTGGCGACCTCGAGCCGCACCGGGGACCCGAACCGCCTGCGCGCCAGCTCTCGTTCCAGTGCTTGCAACAGGTCTTCGTCGCGGTCCTCTTCGACCTCGTAGTCCGCGTTGCGGGTAATGCGGAACGCGTGATGCTGAACGATCTCCATGCCCGGGAACAGCACCGGCAGGAACGCGGCGATCAGCTCTTCCATTGGCAGGTAGCGAATTATGGCCGGTCCGTCGGCATCATCGGTATGGCCGCGGCCGCTCAGTTCGACGAAGCGATCCACGTTATTGGGGACCTTCACCCGCGCGAAGTGCTGGCCGCCGTCCTCGGGCTGGCGCACCATGACCGCCAGGTTCAGGCTCAACCCACTGACGAAGGGGAAGGGGTGAGCGGGATCGACGGCGAGTGGGGTCAGGACCGGAAAGACCTGTTCGTGGAAATAGGTCGACAGTTCGTCGCGCTCACCCTGATCCAAATCGGCCCACGTGACTATATGTATGCCTTCCTCGGCGAGCGCCGGTCGCACCGAGTCGAGGAAGACCCGCGCGTGGCGGGTCGCGATCCGTTGCGTCTGCTCGCCGATGAGGGCCAGTTGCTCGCGCGGCGTCAGGCCGTCGGCGGAGCGCACCGATAGCCCCATCTCGTCGCGACGCTTGAGGCCGGCGACCCGCACCATGTAGAACTCGTCGAGGTTGGAGGCGAAGATTGCCAGAAACTTGGCCCGCTCCAACAGGGGTAACGAGTTGTCGGCGGCCAGCGCCAGCACGCGGGCGTTGAAGTCCAGCCAGCTCAGTTCCCGGTTGAGGTAGCGGTCCTCCGGCAGGTCGGTGAGTGCGGACGGCGTCGCGGCGGGCGGCGCAGTCACGGCGGACTCGCCGTGCCACAAGTTCTCGTCGGGGCGCGCCTCAGCTTCGATTTCAGTCACCCTGCGATCATTGCTCATCACGCGCCGATGCTGCTAGCGCTCGACGGACATCCATTCGCCGTTGGGGTGACGTTCACCCCGACGACAGCTACGCCGTGTCGCGGGTTGAGGTCACTGTTGGGCGAGGGCCCGGGCGGTTGCCGTGCCCACCCCCAGCCGGCGGGCGGCGGCGAGGTCGTCGGGAGTGTCGACGTCACAGCGCAGGCCCGGCCACGCGCCGGTCAGTTCGATCGCCCCCGAACGTCGGTGGCGCGCCGACGAATCGGCTCCGAATTGCGGATCCAGCGGGGCGCCGAAGGCGAAGAGGGCGGCGGTTCCCGTCGCCAGCCGGTCGGCGACGAAGCTGCGCCGGTGCTGCCTCGCCGCGACGATCGCCTCGGCCAGCTCCTGCGTCTGCAGCGCGGGCAAATCCCCTTGCAGCACCACAACATTCGGGAAAGACTCGGCGACCGCCCGCTCCGCCGTGGCGATGGCGTTGTTGAGCGGGTCACCGTGCCCGTCGGGCGTCGGGTCGGACAGCACGTCCGCCCCCAACTGGGTTGCCGCAGCGGCCGCGGCCTCGTCGGGCGTGATCACCGTGATCGAGCCGAGGGAACCAACGCGTCCCGCGGCGGTCAGCGTGTCGATCAACATGGCCAGCACCACGCTCTCCCGGGTGCGCGCCGAGAACACCGGGGCCAGCCTGGTCTTCGCCGCCGCCAACCGTTTCACGGCGATGATCAGGGCGATGTCTTTTCCCGTGCCGTCGGCGCGTGTGCCGCTCATGACATCTCATCCTGCCAGCGACCGGTGAACCACCGACGCGCTAGCTCGCGCGACGCCCGCTGATCTAGGGTGTAGCGGCTGCAACACGCTGGAGACGACAGATGGGGGTGGTCGATGGCCGGTTCGAAGGGTGCCGTCGCCGTCATGGGTGCCGGGGCGTGGGGCACCGCACTGGCCAAGGTGCTCGTCGAGGCCGGCGGAGCGGAGGCGGACGTCACGCTGTGGGCCCGCCGATCTGACGTCGCCGACCGGATCAATGCCACCCGGTCCAACCCGGACTACCTGCCCGGCGCGGTGCTGCCAGCGGGCATCCGCGCGACCACCGACGCGGCGGAGGCGCTCGGCGAAGCCTCGACGGTGCTGTTGGCCGTGCCCGCACAGACGATGCGCGCCAACCTCGAGGGGTGGGCGCCGTTGATGCGCGACGACGCCACCCTGGTCAGCCTGGCCAAGGGCATCGAGCTGGGCACCCTGATGCGGATGAGCCAGGTCATCGTTTCCGTGACCGGTGTCGACCCGGCTCAGGTCGCGGTGGTCTCGGGCCCCAACCTGGCCAGCGAGATCGCCGAATGCCAGCCCGCCGCCACCGTCGTCGCGTGCAGCGACTCCGGCCGCGCCGTCGCCCTCCAACGCATGCTGAACACCGGGTATTTCCGCCCCTACACCAATAGCGATGTCGTCGGCACCGAGATCGGCGGGGCGTGCAAGAACGTCATCGCGCTCGCGTGCGGCATGGCGGCCGGCGTCGGGCTCGGCGAAAACACCGCGGCGGCAATCATCACCCGCGGTCTGGCGGAGATTATGCGGCTGGGCATTGCGCTGGGCGCCAAGGGCGCCACCCTGGCGGGGCTGGCCGGCGTGGGTGACCTGGTTGCGACGTGCACCTCGCCGTATTCGCGCAATCGGTCGTTCGGCGAGCGCCTGGGTCGCGGCGGGACGATGGAATCGGCGATGCAGGCCCGGGACGGTCACGTCGTCGAGGGTGTGACGTCGTGCGAGTCGGTGCTGGCGCTCGCTTCCAGTTACGACGTCGAGATGCCGCTCACCGACGCCGTGCACCGCGTCTGTCACAAGGGACTCTTGGTGGACGAGGCGATGGCGCTGCTGCTGGGCCGCAGGACGAAGCCCGAGTGAGTCCCCGCGGCCGGCAAAACCCCAGCTCGCGGCCCGCCGCCCGACCCGGACGCCGCGCAACCGGTAGCCTCTTTAGGTTGTGAGTGCCAGCGGAAGCCGCGTGCGCGTCGCCGTCGTCTTCGGCGGGCGCAGCAACGAGCACGCCATCTCGTGTGTGTCCGCCGGCAGCATCCTGCGCAACCTCGACCCCCAGCGGTTCGAGGTCGTCGCGATCGGCATCACCCCGGAGGGGTCATGGGTGCTGACCGACGGTGACCCGGCCGCGCTCGCCATCAGCAATCGGCAGCTGCCCGAGGTGACCGCGCAGTCGGGCACCGAGCTGGCCCTGCCGGCGGATCCGCGCCGCGGCGGCCAACTGGTCTCCCTGTCGCCCGGGGCCGGTGAGGTGCTGGGTTCGGTCGACGTGGTGTTCCCGGTGCTGCACGGTCCGTACGGAGAAGACGGCACGATCCAGGGTCTGCTCGAGCTGGCCGGGGTGCCCTACGTCGGGGCCGGCGTGCTGGCGAGCGCGGCGGGCATGGACAAGGAATTCACCAAGAAGCTGTTCGTCGCCGAAGGGTTGCCGGTCGGCGCGTACGCGGTGCTGCGCCCGTCGCGGTCGGCCCTGGAACCCGACGAGTGCGAGCGGCTGGGTCTGCCGGTGTTCGTCAAGCCCGCCCGGGGTGGATCATCGATCGGCGTCACCCGGGTGTCGAGCTGGGAGGACTTGCCCGCGGCCGTCGCCGTTGCGCGCCGGCACGACCCGAAGGTGATCGTCGAGGCGGCGATCACCGGCCGCGAGGTCGAGTGCGGGGTGCTCGAGATGCCCGACGGGACAATCGAAGCCAGCACGTTGGGTGAGATCCGGGTGGCCGGCGTGCGGGGGCGCGAGGACTCGTTCTACGACTTCGCCACGAAATATCTGGACGACGCAGCGGAATTGGACGTGCCGGCCAAGGTGGACGACGACGTCGCCGACGCCATCCGGCAGTTGGCGATCCGGGCGTTCAAGGCCGTTGACTGCCAGGGCCTGGCCCGGGTCGACTTCTTCCTCACCGACGACGGGCCGGTGCTGAACGAAATCAACACGATGCCCGGGTTCACCACGATCTCGATGTACCCGAGGATGTGGGCGGCCAGCGGTGTGGACTATCCCACCCTGCTGGCGACCATGGTCGAAACGGCGTTGGCGCGCGGGGTCGGCTTGCGCTAACCGGCGGGGCCCGGGTTGATGGGCACCGCCGCGATGGTGCGGTCGATCACGTCGGAGAGTTGCTGGATCGGCGTGGGGCCCGACCCTGACGGCAGGGTGAGCGCCACGTATACCGGCCGGTCGACCGTGTACCAGGTGGATCTGCCCGCGTCGCCGGCGGATTGCTGATCGGGGCGCACGGCGAACCACTGCACCCGGTCGACGATCTGAATCGGAGAGCCCACGACGAACTCCGCCGGGCGGTCGAGCCCGCACCGCAGCACCACGGGCTCGCTGTCCGCCCCGGCCCGCCAGGCGGTGGCGCCCTGGGGCGCCGGTTGCGCGACGGGCACGCGTTGAAAGTCGCCGAGCCGCTGCGGCAGCGCCCCGGCCAGCGCCCGGCATACGGGGCTGTCGGCCTGTGGTGCCGGGGCGGCGGGTACGGCCACGGGCTGCGGCGGCGCCTCGCGGTTCACCGCGATCACCAGGATCACCCCGATCGCCACGACCGCCACCGCGACCGCGGCGATGATCATCGCGGGGGGCGGCCCCGGGTCACCGCCGGGGCCGGTATCGGGGTCGGTCGTCACCGCCCGCGCACCTCCTATCTCCGGCACGACATCGCGGGCCTTTACACTGGCGCGGGCCGCTCGCGCGGGCAGTAGTCCAACTTACCGCAGGTCGGCAGCCGGATAGAGGCCCGCACAGGGCGAGGACGCGCCGGAGGAGGTGGCGTGGGCGACGACACATCACATCCCACCCTGCAGCAGCTGGGCGAGTTCGCCGTCATCGATCGCCTCGTGCGCGGCCGCCGCCAGCCGGCCGCGGTGGCGGTCGGCCCGGGGGACGACGCGGCCGTGGTGCATGCCGCGGACCGGCGGGTTGCGGTGTCGACCGACATGCTCGTGCAGGATCGGCATTTCCGGCTGGACTGGTCGACGCCGTACGACGTCGGCCGCAAGGCCATCGCCCAGAACGCCGCGGACATCGAGGCGATGGGCGGGCGGCCCACGGCCTTCGTGGTGGCGTTCGGCGCGCCCGGTGACACGCGTGCGGCCGACGTAGACGCGCTTGTCGGCGGAATGTGGGACGAGGCGCAGCGCATCGGCGCGGGCATCGCCGGCGGCGATCTCGTCAGTTGCCCGCAGTGGGTGGTCTCCGTCACCGTGCTCGGCGACCTCGACGGCCGCGCCCCGGTCTTGCGGTCCGGGGCGACGGCGGGATCGGTGATCGCGGTCGCCGGTGGCCTGGGCCGCTCGGCCGCGGGGCTGGCGTTGTTCGGCAAGGGGATCGAGGGCTTCGACGCGTTGCGCCGCCGGCATCTGGTCCCGCAACCGCCCTACGGGCAGGGCGTGGCGGCGGCGGCCGGGGGAGCGCAGGCGATGATCGACGTGTCCGACGGTCTCGTCGCCGACCTCCGGCACGTCGCCGAGGCGTCCGCTGTGGCGATGGATCTGTCGACCGCGGCACTCGCCGCGGACCACGCCGCTGTGGCCGCCGCGGCCGCCGCCGTGGGCGCCGACCCTTGGGCCTGGGTGCTGGGCGGCGGGGAAGACCACGCCCTGGTGGCCTGCTTCGGCGGACCCGCCCCCGCCGGGTGGCGCATCATCGGCCGCGTTCTCGACGGCGAGCCCAAAGTGCTTGTGGACGGGCAAGAGTGGGCGGGTTACGCGGGCTGGCAATCCTATGAGGGCTAGGGTGATCGATGCCATGGAGGGAGCCCGATGACGGCGCGGCCGTTGACTGAACTCGTCGAGCGGGGCTGGGCGGCGGCGCTGGAGCCGGTGGCCGATCGGGTCGCCGACATGGGCCAGTTCCTGCGGGCCGAGATCGCGGCCGGCCGCAGGTACCTGCCGGCGGGACCCAACGTGTTGCGGGCGTTCACGTTTCCGTTCGACGACGTCCGGGTGCTGATCGTCGGGCAAGACCCGTACCCGACGCCGGGACACGCCGTGGGGCTGAGCTTTTCGGTGGCACCCGACGTGCGTCCCCTGCCCCGCAGCCTGGCCAACATCTTCGACGAATACGCCGCCGACCTAGGCCATCCGCAGCCCTCGTGCGGCGACCTGACGCCGTGGGCCGAGCGCGGGGTGATGCTGCTGAACAGGGTGCTGACCGTGCGCCCGAGTAATCCGGCGTCGCACCGGGGCAAGGGCTGGGAGGCGGTGACCGAGTGCGCGATCCGTGCGCTGGCTGCGCGCTCG includes:
- the mutT1 gene encoding 8-oxo-(d)GTP phosphatase MutT1, giving the protein MPTKSSSTARRPGSRIVYAAGAVLWRPTDSSNPGLEIAVIHRPRYDDWSLPKGKVDPGETVPVAAVREVCEETGHHALLGRRLDMVSYPIEAGVKKVYYWAARSTGGDFTPGNEVDELVWLPVPDALKRLTYSHDRKMLRHFMKHPADTHTVLVVRHGTAGRKSRFKGDDTQRPLDKRGRAQAEALVPQLLAFGATDVYAADRLRCHQTVEPLAAELGVAVHNEPALTEEAYAKSPKRARHRMLAIAEQQGTPVICTQGKVIPDLIAWWCERDGVRPDKSRNHKGSAWVLSLSAGRLVAADHIGGPLAANVRA
- a CDS encoding RNA degradosome polyphosphate kinase; protein product: MMSNDRRVTEIEAEARPDENLWHGESAVTAPPAATPSALTDLPEDRYLNRELSWLDFNARVLALAADNSLPLLERAKFLAIFASNLDEFYMVRVAGLKRRDEMGLSVRSADGLTPREQLALIGEQTQRIATRHARVFLDSVRPALAEEGIHIVTWADLDQGERDELSTYFHEQVFPVLTPLAVDPAHPFPFVSGLSLNLAVMVRQPEDGGQHFARVKVPNNVDRFVELSGRGHTDDADGPAIIRYLPMEELIAAFLPVLFPGMEIVQHHAFRITRNADYEVEEDRDEDLLQALERELARRRFGSPVRLEVANDMTESMLELLLRELDVNPGDVIEVAGLLDLSSLWQIYSIDRPALKDPAFVPATSPAFVDRETPRSIFATLREGDVLLHHPYESFSTSVQRFIEQAAADPNVLAIKQTLYRTSGDSPIVRALINAAEAGKQVVALVEIKARFDEQANIRWARELEQAGVHVVYGYVGLKTHCKTCLVVRREGSAIRRYCHIGTGNYNGKTARLYEDVGLLTASPEIGADLTDLFNSLTGYSRKVSYRNLLVAPHGIRTGIIERVEREIAAHREHGGGRIRLKMNALVDEQVIDALYRASRADVRVEVVVRGICALRPGAEGFSENITVRSILGRFLEHSRIMHFNRINEFWIGSADMMHRNLDRRVEALVQVKDPRLTSYLDDLFESALDPSTRCWELGSDGQWIASPQDGHSVRDHQVSLMERHRNP
- the cofC gene encoding 2-phospho-L-lactate guanylyltransferase, with the protein product MSGTRADGTGKDIALIIAVKRLAAAKTRLAPVFSARTRESVVLAMLIDTLTAAGRVGSLGSITVITPDEAAAAAATQLGADVLSDPTPDGHGDPLNNAIATAERAVAESFPNVVVLQGDLPALQTQELAEAIVAARQHRRSFVADRLATGTAALFAFGAPLDPQFGADSSARHRRSGAIELTGAWPGLRCDVDTPDDLAAARRLGVGTATARALAQQ
- a CDS encoding NAD(P)H-dependent glycerol-3-phosphate dehydrogenase — translated: MAGSKGAVAVMGAGAWGTALAKVLVEAGGAEADVTLWARRSDVADRINATRSNPDYLPGAVLPAGIRATTDAAEALGEASTVLLAVPAQTMRANLEGWAPLMRDDATLVSLAKGIELGTLMRMSQVIVSVTGVDPAQVAVVSGPNLASEIAECQPAATVVACSDSGRAVALQRMLNTGYFRPYTNSDVVGTEIGGACKNVIALACGMAAGVGLGENTAAAIITRGLAEIMRLGIALGAKGATLAGLAGVGDLVATCTSPYSRNRSFGERLGRGGTMESAMQARDGHVVEGVTSCESVLALASSYDVEMPLTDAVHRVCHKGLLVDEAMALLLGRRTKPE
- a CDS encoding D-alanine--D-alanine ligase family protein; its protein translation is MSASGSRVRVAVVFGGRSNEHAISCVSAGSILRNLDPQRFEVVAIGITPEGSWVLTDGDPAALAISNRQLPEVTAQSGTELALPADPRRGGQLVSLSPGAGEVLGSVDVVFPVLHGPYGEDGTIQGLLELAGVPYVGAGVLASAAGMDKEFTKKLFVAEGLPVGAYAVLRPSRSALEPDECERLGLPVFVKPARGGSSIGVTRVSSWEDLPAAVAVARRHDPKVIVEAAITGREVECGVLEMPDGTIEASTLGEIRVAGVRGREDSFYDFATKYLDDAAELDVPAKVDDDVADAIRQLAIRAFKAVDCQGLARVDFFLTDDGPVLNEINTMPGFTTISMYPRMWAASGVDYPTLLATMVETALARGVGLR
- a CDS encoding DUF3515 domain-containing protein, which codes for MIIAAVAVAVVAIGVILVIAVNREAPPQPVAVPAAPAPQADSPVCRALAGALPQRLGDFQRVPVAQPAPQGATAWRAGADSEPVVLRCGLDRPAEFVVGSPIQIVDRVQWFAVRPDQQSAGDAGRSTWYTVDRPVYVALTLPSGSGPTPIQQLSDVIDRTIAAVPINPGPAG
- a CDS encoding thiamine-phosphate kinase → MGDDTSHPTLQQLGEFAVIDRLVRGRRQPAAVAVGPGDDAAVVHAADRRVAVSTDMLVQDRHFRLDWSTPYDVGRKAIAQNAADIEAMGGRPTAFVVAFGAPGDTRAADVDALVGGMWDEAQRIGAGIAGGDLVSCPQWVVSVTVLGDLDGRAPVLRSGATAGSVIAVAGGLGRSAAGLALFGKGIEGFDALRRRHLVPQPPYGQGVAAAAGGAQAMIDVSDGLVADLRHVAEASAVAMDLSTAALAADHAAVAAAAAAVGADPWAWVLGGGEDHALVACFGGPAPAGWRIIGRVLDGEPKVLVDGQEWAGYAGWQSYEG
- a CDS encoding uracil-DNA glycosylase; the encoded protein is MTARPLTELVERGWAAALEPVADRVADMGQFLRAEIAAGRRYLPAGPNVLRAFTFPFDDVRVLIVGQDPYPTPGHAVGLSFSVAPDVRPLPRSLANIFDEYAADLGHPQPSCGDLTPWAERGVMLLNRVLTVRPSNPASHRGKGWEAVTECAIRALAARSQPMVAILWGRDASTLKPILAEGNCVAIESPHPSPLSASRGFFGSRPFSRANELLTGMGADPIDWRLP